The DNA region CtaagtggaaacaagctgtatgGCTGCTTGCTCCGTGGGTACACTGCCTTCTGTGATCTGACCACTTACTGTCAAACAACGCAACAGACCCCAGACACAGCCCTAGCTGCAGGTAGAACTACAGCATGCTGATGGCGAAAATACCGTTGTTGGTAGTGGAGTTTAGCAAGAGAAGTTGCAGCCTTCAAAACAAAGTGACTTTATAATGGATGTAAACATCCACAACCACCATTTGTTTGGGTGCCTACGTGTTTCCAGGTGGAGCTCGATGGTAGAATTACAGCAAAGCTAAAAGAAACCTACTTGTAAGTCCAGGCGCCTCCAGCCACCGTCTTCCTGCAGGACCCACAATGCCAGATACCAACagccctcctcttcatcttggTCTGTCAATGTAAATTTAGCACATCAATAAGTTACATACcggtattttgtcattttgtccaGACACAACATCTAAACATGTGTACTCCAAACATTAAAATCTTTGCCATCTGCCCTGTGTTCCTTCACATCAGTACATACACTGAATAGGCACACTGCTTTCTGCATAAGATCATGAATTTGTCACAGCACATTCCTTTGCTGATTCTTAGGGTTGTCCTTACCTTGCCACAGAAAGAGCAGGTGTATTTTGCATGCTGGGAGATTTCAATTTTCTTCACCATCTTCCTCAGCGACGCACCGTAACGCGTGCCATATTTACCAACGATCCCCACCTTCTTGGTACGCTTGGCCTGGtgacaaacatacatatattaaGATGCAACGTTAATGCAAGTGTACCAGCAGTAACTACTTCTGATATACTGAGCTATTACTACTGACACGGATACCGCCTAACTTGCACAGTGCTGTTGCTACAGGGGTTAAGTGTGCCTTGAACAGTGTTCTTTCAGGATATCCAAATACTCTAGATAACCCTGTAAGTAAAATAGAACCAATAACGTTCTGAGGATAAAATTTTGACAACCGAATGTATATTGGGGGATACACATCACTGCAAGTTTCAACACACGTTTTACGCCAGGCCCAGTAAGCTACAACAACTTTAGAGCCAGGGTGAATGAGCTCCTGTCA from Siniperca chuatsi isolate FFG_IHB_CAS linkage group LG13, ASM2008510v1, whole genome shotgun sequence includes:
- the rpl37a gene encoding 60S ribosomal protein L37a, whose translation is MAKRTKKVGIVGKYGTRYGASLRKMVKKIEISQHAKYTCSFCGKTKMKRRAVGIWHCGSCRKTVAGGAWTYNTTSAVTVKSAIRRLKELKDQ